A DNA window from Gillisia sp. Hel1_33_143 contains the following coding sequences:
- a CDS encoding glycoside hydrolase family 10 protein, whose protein sequence is MSLKIRSILLILLCAVTLNSCKTPKPVVSKPRPPKKELPQRVEKPTLPSTKIPKPVEIEEKVPPVQIFKSSPYVMREFRAAWIATVANINWPSRSGLSTKQQQEEAIKLLDFLKDHNYNAVIFQARPQADALYQSDLEPWSYFLSGEVGKAPDPYYDPLDFWIKSAHERGMELHVWLNPYRAHHSTGGPIAPKSMVKMHPEFMVSLKNGMWWMDPSKQATQDHSAAVVMDIVKRYDVDGIHFDDYFYPYASYNKGADFPDSEVYQAYIKSGGKLSKPDWRREGVNNFVERIYKEIKAEKPQVKFGISPFGIWRPGYPKSISGMDQYNELYADAKLWLNKGWLDYFTPQLYWKINQTAQSFPVLLGWWEGENSQDRHLWPGINLDFGGDAANVDETINQIMLTRGMIAESKGTVHWSIAPLLKYPNLSKALVDGPYKKQALVPASPWLDEVLPEAPTVSAKIEGNSVKISWSHSAITDVSNWVVFYKYGNNWDYKILDRTENATDFTHYLKEKEKKDPLTFIGVTAVDRTGNQSTFNEIKIEAK, encoded by the coding sequence ATGTCGTTAAAAATTAGATCCATTTTGTTGATATTGCTGTGTGCAGTAACACTTAACTCCTGTAAAACACCTAAACCTGTTGTTTCAAAACCTAGGCCTCCAAAAAAGGAGTTACCTCAAAGAGTTGAGAAGCCAACACTACCTTCTACAAAGATTCCTAAACCGGTTGAAATTGAAGAGAAGGTTCCACCAGTTCAAATATTTAAAAGTAGTCCCTATGTGATGCGCGAATTTCGTGCAGCCTGGATTGCTACAGTGGCAAATATTAACTGGCCTAGTAGATCTGGTTTGTCTACAAAGCAACAGCAAGAAGAGGCTATAAAATTATTAGACTTTCTTAAAGATCATAATTATAACGCAGTGATCTTTCAAGCCAGACCGCAGGCAGATGCTTTATACCAAAGTGATTTAGAGCCATGGTCTTATTTTCTATCTGGAGAAGTTGGAAAAGCTCCAGACCCATATTATGATCCTTTAGATTTTTGGATCAAGTCTGCACATGAGAGAGGAATGGAATTACATGTTTGGTTAAATCCATATCGTGCACATCATTCTACAGGAGGACCGATAGCACCAAAATCTATGGTGAAAATGCATCCAGAATTTATGGTGAGCTTAAAAAATGGAATGTGGTGGATGGATCCATCTAAACAAGCAACGCAAGATCATTCTGCAGCCGTGGTTATGGATATAGTTAAGAGATATGATGTAGACGGAATTCATTTTGATGATTATTTCTATCCGTATGCTTCCTACAATAAAGGTGCAGATTTTCCAGATTCAGAAGTATATCAAGCATATATAAAATCTGGAGGAAAGCTATCTAAGCCAGACTGGCGTAGAGAAGGTGTAAATAATTTTGTGGAACGTATCTATAAAGAAATTAAGGCAGAAAAACCTCAGGTTAAATTTGGGATTAGTCCGTTTGGGATCTGGAGACCGGGCTACCCAAAATCAATTTCTGGGATGGACCAGTACAACGAGTTGTATGCAGATGCTAAATTGTGGCTAAATAAAGGGTGGTTAGATTATTTTACACCTCAGCTATATTGGAAGATCAATCAGACCGCTCAAAGTTTCCCTGTTTTATTAGGATGGTGGGAAGGTGAGAATTCTCAAGATCGCCATTTATGGCCTGGAATTAATTTAGATTTTGGGGGAGATGCCGCTAATGTTGATGAAACTATCAATCAGATTATGTTAACTAGAGGAATGATAGCAGAAAGTAAAGGTACCGTGCATTGGAGTATCGCTCCGTTGTTGAAATATCCCAATCTCTCAAAAGCCTTGGTAGACGGACCGTATAAAAAACAAGCCCTTGTACCTGCAAGTCCGTGGTTGGATGAAGTATTACCAGAAGCCCCTACAGTTTCAGCAAAAATTGAAGGAAATAGCGTGAAGATCTCCTGGTCTCATTCTGCAATTACAGATGTATCAAACTGGGTGGTCTTCTATAAATATGGAAATAATTGGGATTATAAGATCTTGGACAGAACTGAAAATGCTACAGATTTCACTCATTATTTAAAGGAAAAGGAGAAAAAAGATCCGTTGACTTTTATAGGGGTTACTGCCGTAGATAGAACCGGAAATCAGAGCACTTTCAATGAAATTAAAATTGAAGCTAAATAG
- a CDS encoding sodium:solute symporter — protein MTPLLVFSVIAAYFVLLLVISHFTSQKADNTTFFTANRRSPWFLVAYGMVGASLSGVTFISVPGEVGNSNWTYLQFVMGNMVGYAVIAFVLIPLFYRLQLVSIYEYLRDRFGKNSYLAGASFFLISQTIGASFRLFLAAVVLQIAFFDAFGIPFFVTVLTTILLIWIYTFRGGIKTIVWTDTLQTTFLLAAVVISIIMIINHMNLNFGEVTSLVSKSKMSTIFDWDWRSNRNFFKTFLAGIFITIAMNGLDQNVMQKNLTCKSKGDAQKNIFWFSIVFFFSTMLFLALGVLLYQYAIDQNISIPERTDDLYPLLALNYFGTFAGIVFLLGIIAAAFSSADSALTALTTSFCVDILDLSKRKSNQKKTRFLVHIGFSLLMFFVIIIFNALNDTSVVSAVFKVAGFTYGPLLGLFAFGLLTKRGVKDKWVPLVCILSPMLSFILDQNSASWFYGYKFGFEILLVNAAITCLGLAFLYKRQPGFL, from the coding sequence ATGACTCCATTACTGGTTTTTAGTGTGATCGCCGCCTATTTTGTCCTATTGTTAGTAATAAGTCACTTTACCTCGCAAAAGGCAGATAATACTACGTTTTTTACAGCCAACAGAAGATCTCCTTGGTTTTTAGTAGCCTACGGAATGGTTGGTGCTTCTCTTTCTGGAGTCACCTTTATCTCGGTTCCTGGAGAAGTTGGAAATTCTAATTGGACGTATCTACAATTTGTAATGGGAAATATGGTGGGTTATGCCGTAATTGCATTTGTATTGATCCCGCTTTTTTATCGACTTCAACTAGTTTCTATTTATGAATACCTAAGAGATAGGTTTGGGAAGAATTCCTATCTAGCAGGCGCTTCCTTCTTTTTGATCTCTCAAACCATTGGAGCTTCCTTTAGACTATTCTTGGCAGCAGTAGTACTACAGATTGCGTTTTTTGATGCCTTCGGAATTCCTTTTTTCGTGACGGTGCTTACTACCATTTTACTTATTTGGATCTATACATTTAGAGGAGGAATTAAAACCATTGTTTGGACAGATACACTTCAAACCACGTTTTTACTAGCGGCGGTAGTGATTAGTATCATTATGATCATTAATCATATGAATTTGAATTTTGGAGAAGTGACTAGCCTGGTGTCAAAAAGTAAGATGTCTACCATATTTGATTGGGATTGGAGATCTAATCGCAATTTCTTTAAAACCTTCTTAGCCGGAATCTTTATTACCATCGCTATGAATGGATTGGATCAAAATGTAATGCAGAAAAACCTGACATGTAAGAGTAAGGGAGATGCTCAAAAGAACATTTTTTGGTTCTCCATCGTTTTCTTTTTTTCCACTATGTTGTTCTTAGCGTTAGGAGTATTGTTGTATCAATACGCCATAGATCAGAATATCTCGATTCCAGAAAGAACAGATGATCTATACCCATTATTGGCATTAAATTATTTTGGAACTTTTGCCGGTATTGTATTTTTATTAGGAATTATTGCAGCAGCATTTTCAAGTGCAGATTCAGCATTAACAGCGCTTACAACTTCTTTTTGTGTAGATATTTTAGATCTTTCCAAACGAAAGAGCAATCAAAAGAAAACACGATTTTTAGTACACATAGGCTTCTCTTTACTGATGTTCTTTGTGATCATCATTTTTAATGCATTAAATGATACCAGCGTGGTAAGTGCCGTTTTTAAAGTGGCAGGATTCACCTATGGACCTTTATTGGGTTTATTTGCATTCGGATTATTAACAAAGCGTGGAGTAAAAGATAAATGGGTGCCCTTAGTGTGCATTCTCTCTCCAATGCTATCTTTTATTCTAGATCAAAATTCTGCAAGCTGGTTTTATGGTTATAAATTCGGATTTGAAATATTATTGGTAAATGCTGCCATAACATGTTTAGGCCTAGCATTTTTATATAAAAGACAACCTGGATTTCTATAA
- a CDS encoding dipeptide epimerase — translation MKIEFYTFNLALKNTFTITHGSRDFQETLIVALTDGDFTGYGEAAATVYYGVSTKAMIASIKSVENIISENIHLKPEELWELTFPHLKENPFAQCALDIAMHDLHGKRNKLPLYKMWGLSLDNIPLTNYTIGIDSVEKMTEKIKEFPWPLYKIKLGTEDDVQIIKELRKHTDSVFRVDANGAWTAEQTIKNSKLLKDLNVEFLEQPLNPKDLDGMGEVHKNSVLPIIADESCIVEADVAKCKDYFHGVNIKLTKCAGLTPARRMIAEAKRLNMKVMVGCMTESTVGISAIAQLLPLLDYVDMDGALLLKSDIADGVKVYDKKVHFPKRNGTGAKLLISG, via the coding sequence ATGAAAATTGAATTTTACACTTTTAATTTAGCGCTTAAAAATACTTTTACCATTACTCACGGATCCAGAGATTTTCAGGAAACACTGATTGTGGCTTTAACCGATGGAGACTTTACCGGGTATGGGGAAGCAGCTGCAACCGTTTATTATGGGGTTTCTACCAAAGCGATGATAGCTTCTATAAAATCTGTAGAAAATATCATTTCAGAAAACATCCATTTAAAACCAGAAGAACTTTGGGAACTCACATTTCCGCATTTAAAAGAAAACCCTTTTGCACAATGCGCGCTAGATATTGCAATGCACGATCTTCATGGAAAACGAAATAAACTTCCATTATATAAAATGTGGGGTTTAAGTCTTGACAATATTCCGCTTACCAATTATACCATCGGAATAGATTCTGTTGAAAAAATGACAGAGAAGATCAAAGAATTTCCGTGGCCATTATATAAAATCAAATTAGGAACTGAGGATGATGTGCAAATCATTAAAGAACTTAGAAAACATACAGATTCTGTATTTAGGGTAGATGCAAACGGCGCTTGGACGGCAGAGCAAACCATCAAAAACTCTAAGCTACTAAAAGATCTAAATGTGGAATTTTTGGAGCAACCCTTGAATCCGAAAGACCTGGATGGAATGGGGGAAGTTCACAAGAATTCTGTATTGCCTATTATAGCAGATGAAAGTTGTATTGTTGAAGCCGATGTGGCAAAATGTAAAGATTACTTTCATGGCGTTAATATTAAACTTACCAAATGTGCAGGGCTTACACCGGCAAGAAGAATGATCGCGGAAGCCAAGCGTTTAAATATGAAAGTGATGGTGGGTTGTATGACCGAATCTACTGTGGGAATTTCAGCAATTGCTCAATTATTACCTTTGTTAGATTATGTAGATATGGATGGCGCACTTTTATTAAAATCTGATATTGCAGACGGAGTAAAAGTATATGATAAAAAAGTGCATTTTCCGAAGCGAAATGGAACGGGAGCTAAATTATTGATTTCAGGATAA
- a CDS encoding NlpC/P60 family protein, with amino-acid sequence MNVFKKINLLALVGLLTFASCNKKAEEKEDNKAQAYIKDVKQEYAPDKRVALFDVEATQANDAYILKGESNLPDAVSVLKEKLNAEGISFTDSIQLLPTTDLEGKTNGLIKISVANLRGEGKHSAELVTQATMGTPVKILKNNEGWSLIQTPDGYISWVDYGGVIGLTDAEFEDWKAADKIIYLNPYGKSFEKADLKSQPVSDLVAGDILEVLSDQNGFYEVKYPDGQKAFVDKVEAMGYSDWVASVDQSGEDLVATAKKLMGLPYLWGGTSPKGVDCSGFTKTVYFLNGMVIPRDASQQVHTGKLIDSTKNFENLVPGDLLFFGRKATDSTGERIIHVGMWIGDQKFIHSMGNVHISTMDTTSADFDEYNYNRYLRTKRINNQEGKGLLYLAKKDIFMAKKDSTSVKE; translated from the coding sequence ATGAACGTGTTTAAAAAGATCAATTTATTAGCCTTAGTTGGGCTTTTAACATTTGCTTCTTGTAATAAGAAAGCAGAAGAAAAAGAAGACAATAAAGCGCAAGCTTATATTAAAGATGTAAAACAGGAATACGCTCCAGATAAAAGGGTGGCATTATTTGATGTAGAAGCAACGCAAGCTAACGATGCTTATATTCTTAAAGGGGAATCTAATTTGCCGGATGCTGTAAGTGTATTAAAAGAAAAATTAAATGCTGAAGGAATTTCTTTTACAGATAGCATTCAATTGCTTCCTACCACCGATTTAGAAGGAAAGACCAACGGACTTATAAAAATTTCTGTAGCCAACCTTAGAGGTGAAGGAAAACATTCCGCAGAACTTGTTACCCAAGCAACTATGGGAACTCCTGTGAAAATATTGAAAAATAATGAGGGTTGGTCGTTAATTCAAACTCCAGACGGTTATATTTCTTGGGTAGACTACGGGGGAGTAATTGGATTAACAGATGCTGAATTTGAAGATTGGAAAGCAGCAGATAAGATCATCTATCTAAATCCTTATGGAAAATCTTTTGAAAAGGCAGACTTAAAAAGTCAGCCGGTTTCAGATTTGGTTGCTGGAGACATTTTAGAGGTTCTAAGCGACCAAAACGGATTTTATGAGGTGAAGTATCCTGATGGCCAAAAAGCCTTTGTAGATAAGGTAGAAGCTATGGGATATTCAGACTGGGTAGCTTCAGTAGATCAATCTGGAGAAGATCTGGTAGCTACGGCTAAAAAGTTGATGGGATTGCCTTATTTATGGGGTGGAACTTCGCCTAAAGGAGTTGACTGTAGCGGATTCACTAAAACTGTTTATTTCTTGAATGGTATGGTGATACCAAGAGACGCTTCACAACAAGTGCACACCGGAAAACTAATAGATTCTACTAAGAATTTTGAAAATCTTGTTCCCGGAGATCTTTTATTCTTCGGAAGAAAGGCAACAGATTCTACCGGTGAAAGAATTATACATGTTGGAATGTGGATTGGAGATCAAAAATTCATTCATTCTATGGGGAATGTACACATTAGTACTATGGATACCACCAGTGCAGATTTTGATGAATACAATTACAACCGATATTTAAGAACAAAACGTATCAATAATCAGGAAGGAAAAGGATTGCTATACCTAGCTAAAAAAGATATTTTCATGGCTAAGAAAGATTCTACATCGGTAAAAGAATAA
- a CDS encoding N-acetylmuramoyl-L-alanine amidase: MKRINSAFTIVAAAYMMVSCASNPYASTNRDHKKHTKELTKELEVLPPPNPGTASSLKYAEDWVGTTNFNLRKPNIVVIHHTAQDSVGQTLKTFTLERTQVSAHYVIGEDGEIYHMLNDLYRAWHGGAGKWGSNTDLNSSSIGIELDNNGSDEFSPLQIQSLLELLKDLKAKYKIPTANFIGHSDIAPTRKQDPNKTFPWKELAKEGYGLWYDEIPEEEIKTLDKGNTLTTEIPQEIKTEVNDSVIVANAKAPKAAPLLDVTPKIAIKIIGYDVSDMPAAIKAFKLHFIQTEVNSTLTNHDLKVLNNLYKKYL, translated from the coding sequence ATGAAAAGAATAAATTCAGCATTCACGATAGTTGCTGCAGCTTACATGATGGTTTCATGTGCCAGCAATCCGTATGCTTCAACTAACCGAGATCATAAAAAACACACCAAAGAACTCACAAAAGAGTTAGAAGTTTTACCTCCGCCAAATCCTGGAACTGCAAGTAGTTTAAAGTATGCGGAAGATTGGGTAGGTACTACCAATTTCAACCTTAGAAAACCAAATATTGTGGTTATTCATCATACCGCGCAAGATTCGGTAGGGCAAACTTTAAAAACCTTCACGTTAGAGAGAACTCAAGTTAGTGCGCATTATGTAATTGGAGAGGATGGAGAGATCTATCATATGCTGAATGATCTTTATCGTGCATGGCATGGTGGTGCCGGAAAGTGGGGTTCTAATACCGATCTAAATTCATCTTCTATAGGAATTGAATTAGACAATAATGGAAGTGACGAATTTTCACCATTACAAATTCAAAGCCTACTGGAATTATTGAAAGATCTTAAAGCGAAATATAAGATCCCGACAGCTAATTTTATTGGCCATTCTGATATCGCTCCAACCAGAAAACAAGATCCGAATAAAACTTTTCCGTGGAAAGAATTAGCAAAAGAAGGATACGGATTATGGTATGATGAAATCCCGGAAGAGGAAATTAAGACTTTAGATAAAGGCAATACGCTAACCACAGAAATCCCTCAGGAGATCAAGACCGAAGTAAATGATTCTGTAATTGTTGCAAATGCAAAAGCGCCAAAAGCTGCTCCATTATTAGATGTTACTCCTAAGATCGCTATAAAGATTATTGGATATGATGTAAGCGATATGCCGGCAGCAATCAAGGCCTTTAAACTTCATTTTATTCAGACTGAAGTAAATTCTACTTTAACAAATCATGATTTGAAGGTGCTTAATAATCTATATAAGAAGTATCTATAA
- the nagB gene encoding glucosamine-6-phosphate deaminase gives MARLNLLEETRYEKLPVSVFPDEHLASKSVAKRISNLIIKKQKEGIPTVLGLATGATPVEVYQELVRMHKEEGLSFKNVITFNLDEYFPMQPTAPQSYVTFMNENLFDHIDILKENIHIPDGTLKKEDIAAFCLDYENKIEELGGLDLQILGIGRTGHIGFNEPGSAPNSGTRLVTLDDLTRRDASRDFGGKENVPTKAITMGIGTIFKAREIILMAWSKKKASIIKKAVEGEISGNVPATYLQHSDKVEFILDTEAASELTRFNTPWLVKDCLWDDQQIKKAVIWLSSEIGKPILKLTDEDYNNNGMAQLATEKGPAYNINIEVFNNLQHSITGWPGGKPNADETQRPERSEPAHKRSIIFSPHPDDDVISMGGTFIRLVDQGHDVHVAYQTSGNTAVWDTDVLRYVEFAIDFNKSMGDDTKRLEAIYEEMRSFLKSKQPNEIDLPEIREVKGFIRKSEAFAGARFAGLADKNIHFMALPFYETGKTVKNPVTEKDVLLTMELLQKIKPHQIFAAGDFADPHGTHIVCFRIIIEAMNRLRKTEAWTKDCWLWMYRGAWLEFETHEIEMAVPLSPQEVDRKRKAIFQHQSQKDHPVFPGDDEREFWVRAQERNGETAINYHKLGMADYEAMEAFVRWKF, from the coding sequence ATGGCCAGACTAAATCTCCTTGAAGAAACACGGTATGAAAAATTACCGGTAAGTGTTTTTCCAGATGAACATTTAGCATCTAAAAGTGTTGCTAAAAGAATTTCCAACCTTATCATTAAAAAGCAAAAGGAGGGTATTCCTACAGTGTTAGGTCTTGCTACCGGAGCTACTCCAGTGGAGGTTTATCAGGAATTGGTTAGAATGCACAAGGAAGAAGGTTTAAGTTTTAAGAATGTGATCACTTTCAATCTAGATGAATATTTTCCCATGCAACCTACAGCGCCACAAAGCTATGTAACGTTCATGAACGAAAATCTTTTTGATCATATCGATATTTTAAAAGAGAATATTCATATTCCTGATGGTACTTTAAAGAAAGAAGATATTGCTGCTTTTTGTCTGGATTATGAAAATAAAATCGAAGAATTAGGAGGCCTTGATCTTCAAATTTTAGGAATTGGTAGAACAGGACATATTGGTTTTAATGAACCTGGATCTGCTCCCAATTCCGGAACGAGACTGGTTACTTTAGACGATCTTACCAGAAGAGATGCCTCAAGAGATTTTGGCGGTAAAGAAAATGTACCTACAAAAGCCATTACCATGGGAATTGGTACTATTTTCAAAGCCAGAGAGATCATTTTAATGGCTTGGAGCAAGAAAAAAGCCAGTATTATTAAAAAGGCTGTAGAAGGAGAAATTTCAGGAAATGTACCTGCAACCTACCTGCAACATTCAGATAAAGTGGAGTTTATTTTAGATACTGAAGCGGCTTCAGAATTAACAAGATTCAACACGCCATGGTTGGTGAAAGATTGTTTATGGGACGATCAGCAAATTAAAAAAGCGGTGATCTGGTTATCTTCAGAAATTGGAAAACCTATCTTAAAACTTACCGACGAAGATTACAACAATAACGGGATGGCACAATTAGCCACCGAAAAAGGTCCTGCCTACAACATCAATATTGAAGTATTTAATAATCTTCAACACAGCATTACAGGCTGGCCGGGTGGAAAACCCAATGCAGATGAAACTCAACGCCCGGAAAGATCGGAACCGGCACATAAAAGATCAATCATTTTCTCTCCTCATCCAGATGACGATGTGATCTCTATGGGCGGAACCTTTATAAGATTGGTAGATCAAGGTCATGATGTACATGTAGCTTATCAAACTTCTGGAAATACCGCTGTATGGGATACCGATGTCTTAAGATATGTTGAATTTGCTATCGACTTTAATAAAAGTATGGGCGATGATACCAAAAGACTGGAAGCTATTTATGAAGAGATGCGAAGTTTCTTAAAATCGAAACAACCTAATGAGATCGACTTGCCAGAGATTAGAGAAGTAAAAGGTTTTATAAGAAAATCTGAAGCTTTTGCCGGAGCCCGATTTGCCGGGTTAGCAGATAAGAACATTCATTTTATGGCCTTACCGTTTTACGAAACGGGAAAAACGGTGAAAAATCCGGTTACAGAAAAAGATGTTTTGTTGACCATGGAGCTTTTACAGAAGATAAAACCTCATCAGATCTTTGCGGCAGGCGATTTTGCAGATCCGCATGGAACTCATATTGTTTGCTTCAGAATTATCATCGAGGCCATGAACCGACTTAGAAAAACCGAAGCTTGGACAAAAGATTGTTGGCTTTGGATGTACAGAGGTGCATGGTTAGAATTTGAAACGCATGAAATAGAAATGGCAGTACCACTTTCTCCTCAAGAAGTCGATCGTAAAAGAAAAGCCATTTTTCAGCACCAGTCTCAAAAAGATCATCCTGTTTTTCCGGGTGACGATGAACGAGAATTTTGGGTTCGTGCTCAGGAAAGAAACGGAGAAACCGCAATTAATTATCACAAATTAGGAATGGCAGATTATGAAGCAATGGAAGCTTTTGTCCGCTGGAAATTTTAA
- a CDS encoding ROK family protein has translation MSKELQEFFINHSPPPGLSNVERKKYLQKIRIIKHLYFNGANTNADICSTFNVSLPTSMSLLNQLVADGIVAKQGRGESVGGRKPDLFGLKENTFFVLSIHIERFQIQLAILDNTHQILFEKNVRTIISKDFDIVNILHEHATELIAESNINSDKLMGIGISMPGLVSSENGTNFTYFLKDHQPQNLQAEFEKKFNKPVVILNDAKSACLAEFRFGLAKNKNNVLVLSMDWGIGLGIIMGGKLHMGSSGFAGEFGHIPLVEDGALCHCGKRGCLETVASGIALVKKAKDGIEAGQHSILKDLVSNELENLEPSIIIEAANRGDQFAINVLSDIGISLGKGIAILIQIFNPELIILEGKIAEAKQFITTPIQQSINTYCMIQLKERTEIELSKLGKNSSLLGATVAIMDHIFKQQIAVAKAQLN, from the coding sequence ATGTCTAAAGAATTGCAGGAATTTTTTATCAACCATTCTCCACCACCGGGATTGAGTAACGTAGAGAGGAAAAAATATCTTCAAAAAATAAGGATTATTAAGCATCTTTATTTTAACGGAGCCAATACTAACGCAGATATTTGTAGCACTTTTAATGTAAGTCTGCCTACCTCCATGTCTTTATTAAATCAGTTGGTTGCAGATGGAATTGTAGCTAAACAAGGAAGAGGTGAATCTGTAGGTGGGAGAAAACCAGATCTATTTGGATTAAAGGAGAACACTTTTTTTGTGTTGAGCATCCATATTGAACGGTTCCAAATACAATTAGCTATACTGGATAATACTCACCAAATATTATTTGAAAAGAACGTACGTACCATAATTTCTAAAGATTTTGATATTGTGAACATTTTGCATGAGCATGCCACAGAACTCATAGCAGAATCTAATATTAATTCTGATAAGTTGATGGGTATAGGAATTAGTATGCCCGGACTGGTATCTTCAGAAAACGGAACCAATTTTACTTATTTTCTAAAAGATCATCAGCCACAAAATCTCCAAGCAGAGTTTGAGAAAAAATTTAATAAGCCTGTAGTTATATTAAACGATGCTAAAAGTGCATGTTTGGCAGAATTTAGATTTGGACTCGCCAAGAACAAGAATAATGTTCTGGTACTATCTATGGACTGGGGAATTGGTCTTGGTATTATTATGGGTGGGAAACTGCACATGGGGTCTTCAGGCTTTGCAGGAGAATTCGGTCATATTCCTTTAGTAGAAGACGGAGCGTTATGCCATTGCGGGAAAAGAGGGTGCTTAGAAACCGTGGCCTCCGGAATTGCATTGGTGAAAAAAGCTAAAGATGGAATTGAGGCTGGACAACATTCTATTTTAAAAGATTTGGTTAGCAATGAACTCGAAAATTTAGAACCCTCTATTATTATTGAAGCTGCCAATCGCGGAGATCAATTTGCAATTAATGTGCTTTCTGATATTGGTATAAGTCTAGGAAAAGGAATAGCTATTCTAATACAGATCTTTAACCCGGAACTTATTATCCTGGAAGGTAAAATAGCCGAAGCTAAACAGTTTATAACAACTCCAATACAGCAATCTATAAATACTTATTGTATGATCCAGCTAAAAGAACGCACCGAAATTGAGCTTTCCAAACTAGGAAAGAACTCAAGTTTGTTAGGTGCCACCGTAGCCATTATGGATCATATCTTTAAACAACAGATAGCTGTAGCCAAAGCGCAACTTAACTAA
- a CDS encoding acyltransferase family protein, with translation MVNGVQRYFALDVLRGLTIALMILVNNPGSWSNIYAPFKHAVWHGFTITDLIFPTFLFVVGNAMSFSLRKNKYISNKVFLKKILKRSFLIFFIGLSLNAFPFIIRNEFGEIVLKDFSEIRIMGVLQRIAICYLIAGLLLHFIKTQASLIISINILLFYWWVLYRFGNALDPFGLQGNAALKFDLLIFQPENLWKGFGIRFDPEGLLSTLPAVVNVIAGYVAGVFIQTSGNKLTTVWKLALGGLVLLIVSLFWDNYFPINKALWTSSFVLYSIGWDLLIIAVLIIILELWHFKKWAKIFIAFGRNPLFIFVLSGIFSELLSIVWIHGAALKIWIYTNAFLSWLTKYNASLAFAVSFMLLMWCIGYIMDRKKIYIKV, from the coding sequence ATGGTAAACGGAGTTCAAAGATATTTTGCACTAGATGTATTAAGAGGTCTAACCATTGCCTTAATGATCTTGGTTAATAATCCTGGTAGCTGGTCTAATATATATGCTCCTTTTAAACATGCTGTCTGGCATGGTTTTACAATTACAGATCTGATATTTCCAACCTTCTTATTTGTGGTAGGTAATGCTATGAGTTTTAGCTTAAGAAAGAACAAATACATTTCTAACAAAGTATTTCTGAAGAAGATCTTAAAGCGGAGTTTCCTAATATTTTTTATAGGCCTTTCTTTAAATGCGTTTCCTTTTATTATAAGAAATGAGTTTGGTGAAATTGTTTTAAAAGACTTCTCAGAAATACGCATTATGGGAGTGCTGCAGAGAATTGCAATTTGTTATTTGATTGCGGGCTTATTGCTCCATTTCATCAAAACTCAGGCAAGTCTAATTATTAGCATCAATATCTTACTATTTTATTGGTGGGTATTATATAGGTTTGGCAATGCATTAGATCCATTCGGACTTCAGGGAAATGCAGCCTTAAAATTTGATCTTTTGATCTTCCAACCGGAAAATTTATGGAAAGGGTTTGGAATAAGGTTTGACCCTGAAGGCTTGTTAAGTACCTTGCCAGCAGTGGTAAATGTAATTGCAGGTTATGTGGCAGGAGTTTTTATACAGACTTCTGGAAATAAACTCACTACGGTATGGAAACTAGCACTTGGGGGATTAGTATTATTAATTGTATCGTTGTTTTGGGATAATTATTTTCCTATAAATAAAGCGTTATGGACCAGCTCTTTTGTGCTTTATTCTATTGGTTGGGACTTATTGATTATTGCAGTTCTTATAATAATATTAGAGCTGTGGCATTTTAAAAAGTGGGCCAAAATTTTTATAGCATTCGGAAGAAATCCTCTTTTCATTTTTGTGCTATCTGGTATTTTTTCTGAGTTATTGAGTATTGTTTGGATACATGGAGCTGCTTTGAAAATTTGGATCTATACTAATGCTTTTTTAAGCTGGCTTACCAAATACAATGCTTCCCTAGCTTTTGCCGTTAGTTTTATGTTGCTAATGTGGTGCATTGGTTATATTATGGACAGAAAGAAGATCTATATAAAAGTTTAA